The genomic window ACTATGAACTTGCCGAGCAAGTTGCCAAAAAGCACGGGCATAGCGCACAAGATGAAATAAGTTTGCTTTTTATCCACGGGCTTTTGCATATTTTGGGCTTTGATCACGAAGTGGATAATGGGGAGCAGCGCACAATGGAGCAAAGGATTATAGAATCTTTGGGATTAAAAGAAAGCTTAATCGTGCGTGAAATGGGCTAAACTCTGCCTACCTCGCACGATAAAAATAAAAATTGATGTGCTTATAAAAAATCTTTGAAAAATTCTTTAAGCCAAACTTTCATTTCCTCGTTGCGCTGTAATCTTAGCATACAAATTCTTGATACATTCCTTAACTTTTCTTTTTATGCTTATGTAGGAAATATGTTATACCCCCTTTTTTAAACTTGCTTAAATTTAAGTAAATTTTAAGGGGAATAGACCAAAGAGTTCAATAATCCAAAAAAACAAACATTGTAGAAAGCAAATTGAATAAATGCAAGAGGGCGATAGTAGAGCGGATTCGTGTATAGAATCCGCGCTTTTTTAGAGCAGATTCTCAACGCACCAAGCTCCCCCTAAGTTTAATTAAGTATAGCCCCAAAAATTAAGCTTAATATTTTACAAGATTCTCACTTGCACTATTTGCCGCCTCTTGCAATCTCCTGCCACACTCTTAAAAGCTCCGAGCTAATCTCCTCATCAATAACACTTAGTCCCACGCCCTCGCACATTATACGCAAATGCCGCACCTTATGTGTGTATTCGATTTGGCTAAGTGGGTAGAGCGCACTATCAAGCCATACATACACACCCCACACGAGCATTTGACTTGCCGCCTTTGGATAAGCGACATTGAGCGAGCCATCATTGTTGCCCTCTTCTATGAGAGATTCTACAATAGGGACAATATGATTGTGCTTGAGACGATACCCAAGGGCACGAAAAGAGCCAAAAAGCGTGTTTGAATCCTGCACAAACGCCTTGTGTTTTAGCATATAATCCAAATGTTGCATAATAATTGTTTTAATCTTATCTCTACCATTTTTGTGAGGATACTGAATCTGCCATATCTGCTTTATTTGCTGCTCGTATTGCCAAAAGATAGATTCTAAAATATCATCTTTACTATCAAAATAATGGTAAATCGCGCCCTTGCTTAAACCATAAGTGGCTAATTTATCGACAATATCTTGCATTCTCACATTTTCAAATCCGTGCTTATTAAAAAGCTTGAGTGAAATATCAAGGATTTTTTGTGCGCTTTTGTGATTCTTTGGCATAGTATTCCTTTTAGAATCGAGTATTATTTTGGTGTGGATTGCATATCAAACAATTGATTTTATCTTAACATACAAAAGACAAACAAAAGTATGTTGATATGTATATAAATGCCTAGATTAAGCTTTTATAGAGAAGTAAAATTTTTAAAATCAAGTTATGAAATGGTAAATCCTAAGAACTCGCATATAGAATCGAGATTATTGACTAAGATAGAGGATTAAAGCTATACATAGAGTTTGCATAACGCAAACCCTACAAAAATTCAAGCTACTTTTTTGCGAAAATACCAAGATAAATAGCAAATAAAAACCCAAGCCCAACAGCCCAAGGTGCATAGGCGCTAATGCCATTTGGCGAGCTTGCAAGTAAAAAATTATGTGCTATTGCAGCTCCAGCTACCATACCGAGTATGAATATCACTGAACTTAAGTTTCCTGTCCCCATTTGCACGAGGTGTTTTCCGGGACAGCCCTCACTCAAGCTAAAGCATAATCCAGCTAAAACCATACCTAAGAAATTCCATACAAAATCATTGTGAGCTATGGCTTGTCCCTCAAAGCCAAATTTGTATTGTCCTAGGGCGAAATTAACTATACTTGCAGACGCGATAATAGCAACTATGCCCCAAAACATTGAAAAATCTCCCCTAAAAGCCCTTGAAAAAGCACCTACCGAGCAAAATTTGCTTTTGTGCATAAGGATTCCAACAATAGCACCAATCACTAAAGAAACAAGTATGGCAGCGTGTTGAGAAGCGGGACCCTTTGTAGAGGTAAAAGGTATGCCATTACTTAGCTTTAAGCCAAAAATTAAAACGCCAAGCATAAGCAAAGTCAAAACAACAGGCAAAAATCCTATGCTCTTACTGACAGAAACACTCTCTTGAAGTTTGTATCCGCGACTTTTGAAAAACATTCCCAAACCAACGCCCCCGGCTAAGCCTAAGAATCCGGCGATAGCTGTCATATCTCCCCCGCCAAGTCTCAAAAAAGCCCTCCAAGGACAGCCTAGAAATACAAGTGCGCCAATCATAGCAAATATGCCTAAGAAAAAGAGTGAAAATGCTGAAGCAGAACCCTTTGCGCTAAATTCTTTTGTCCAAAACATACTCGCTAAAAAGCCACCTATGATAAGTCCAAAAAGCTCGGGTCTTAAGTATTGAAGAGTCTCTACGCGGTGAAATCCAAGTGCGCCGCTACTATCACGCAAAAAACAAGCTGCACATATTCCCATATTTCCGGGATTTCCGGCATAAACCAAATAAGCAGCTAAAGCACCAAGTGCTATCCCTGAAACAATAAACCATTTTGTGTTTGCATTCATTATGAACTCCTTATGTTTGTTTGAAATCAAACTGACCTCTAAGGCTGAAATTATACTCAAAAATCACGCAAAACAAGATTTTAAAAGCACAATAAACATAAAGAGAGCAAAAAGGTTAAGTAGATTGTGTAATATTGTGTGATTGCATATATCGTTGCAAGATTTCACACGCACTTAGAGAATCTATGCGCCCATCTTTTTGAGCTTTGGCACGATTTTGCCTTTTCATATAAGAGAGAGATTGCAAAGCATTAGAGCTTGTATAGTCCTCATTGACAAAGCAAATCTCACCCTCAAAACTAAGAAGGGAGATAAAATGAGAGATGCGCTTTTGCATATCACTATGCTCTGCTTCCCCGCCGCTTGGTATTCCCACGACAAGTATGTGTATGTCGCGCTCTTTGAGAACATTATCAAGCTCTTTTGCAGCTTGATTACGATTGTGGCGCGAAATAGGCTCTAAAGGCAAAATAATTCCCTCTTTAAGAATTGCTATCCCTATGCGCTTCAACCCCACATCACACGCTAAGATATTTATCTCTTTCATTTTTACCTTACCCCTTTCTCTCCGCTTGTTTTTAGAAACTCAATACCCTTGCCTTGATGTCTTTAGAATCTGCGTCTTTGATAACCCTAGCTTCTACAAGATTCATTTTTTGCCCTTAAATCCACCCTCTATCCCTACACCACACGAATAAATCCAGATTCTCTTATAATTTTTCCCATTAGCTCATATTCATAGAGAATCTCCCCAAACAGCGCGTATGCCTCATCGAATCGGGGATTTTTCGCACAAAAGGCTAAGATTTTATCACTTTCTTTCGCAGATTCTGCACTCTCAAAAGATTCTAAGCTCTGCGAATCTCCAAAAATAGACTTTATAAAAGTAGGAATGTGATAAATCGCTTCCGCCTTGCCATCGGCTAGAAGTTTATTTGTCCCCTCGCTTTCGCCTATACGATGAGACAGCACAAAAAGGGGTTTCCCTAATTCCAAAGCAATACGCGCACTCTGCATTGAGCCACTCGCAATATCAGCTTGAGGGATTATCACACAATCACTCAAACCAACAACAAGACGATTACGCTCCAAAAAACTAAAGCGATGAGGCATATATGCGCTTTCATACTCGCTCAAAACAACGCATTCTTTCATCATCTTTTGAATCATCTCTGCATTGCTTTTAGGATAGCAAATCTCCAAACTCGCGGGAGAAAACATTATCGTGCGCGGGAAAGCGTGCGTATGTGCGATAATATCCACGCCCAAAGCCCCACCGCTTACCACCACGCCACCAGCATTTGCAATCTTAGTAGCCAAAGTAGCTACACAAGACTTCGTATAAGGATTAGGCTTTCGTGTGCCAACAATGGCGATTTTATGCGCGGCGGATAAAAGGCTTTCACACTTCGTGCGCTCACCACGATAAAAAAGTTTTGCAGGAGGATTAGGTAAGGAGCGCAGGGCTAGTGGCAAATCCTCTAACTCGCATATAGAATCGAGACTATTCATTGACCAAAAGGAGCGCGGACATAACGCGTAGTTTTACTCTCTGCGAGGTAAGATTCTAAATCTGCTGGGCTAACAAGCACAATATCATTTTGTATTTGCTTACTCATTTGGGACAACGCCTTAAAAGTCGCGTCATTTGGGTGGCAAATGCCGATCGCATAGCCTTTTTTACGCGCCTTTGCTATGAGTGATTTAATCTGTGTTTTGATATAAGTAATATTTGTTTCATTGTCTAAAAATACATCTCGCGCCATAATGAGTCTGCCCTGCTCGGTGGCTATACGCTCACTTACCGGGTGGCTTGTCGTAATACTATCAATGAATTTGAATCCAAGCTCATCAAAGATTTCAAGCAGATTTA from Helicobacter typhlonius includes these protein-coding regions:
- a CDS encoding TetR/AcrR family transcriptional regulator — translated: MPKNHKSAQKILDISLKLFNKHGFENVRMQDIVDKLATYGLSKGAIYHYFDSKDDILESIFWQYEQQIKQIWQIQYPHKNGRDKIKTIIMQHLDYMLKHKAFVQDSNTLFGSFRALGYRLKHNHIVPIVESLIEEGNNDGSLNVAYPKAASQMLVWGVYVWLDSALYPLSQIEYTHKVRHLRIMCEGVGLSVIDEEISSELLRVWQEIARGGK
- the yedE gene encoding YedE family putative selenium transporter yields the protein MNANTKWFIVSGIALGALAAYLVYAGNPGNMGICAACFLRDSSGALGFHRVETLQYLRPELFGLIIGGFLASMFWTKEFSAKGSASAFSLFFLGIFAMIGALVFLGCPWRAFLRLGGGDMTAIAGFLGLAGGVGLGMFFKSRGYKLQESVSVSKSIGFLPVVLTLLMLGVLIFGLKLSNGIPFTSTKGPASQHAAILVSLVIGAIVGILMHKSKFCSVGAFSRAFRGDFSMFWGIVAIIASASIVNFALGQYKFGFEGQAIAHNDFVWNFLGMVLAGLCFSLSEGCPGKHLVQMGTGNLSSVIFILGMVAGAAIAHNFLLASSPNGISAYAPWAVGLGFLFAIYLGIFAKK
- the ruvX gene encoding Holliday junction resolvase RuvX, with product MKEINILACDVGLKRIGIAILKEGIILPLEPISRHNRNQAAKELDNVLKERDIHILVVGIPSGGEAEHSDMQKRISHFISLLSFEGEICFVNEDYTSSNALQSLSYMKRQNRAKAQKDGRIDSLSACEILQRYMQSHNITQST
- a CDS encoding DNA-processing protein DprA — its product is MNSLDSICELEDLPLALRSLPNPPAKLFYRGERTKCESLLSAAHKIAIVGTRKPNPYTKSCVATLATKIANAGGVVVSGGALGVDIIAHTHAFPRTIMFSPASLEICYPKSNAEMIQKMMKECVVLSEYESAYMPHRFSFLERNRLVVGLSDCVIIPQADIASGSMQSARIALELGKPLFVLSHRIGESEGTNKLLADGKAEAIYHIPTFIKSIFGDSQSLESFESAESAKESDKILAFCAKNPRFDEAYALFGEILYEYELMGKIIRESGFIRVV